The Carettochelys insculpta isolate YL-2023 chromosome 18, ASM3395843v1, whole genome shotgun sequence genome window below encodes:
- the CLDN5 gene encoding claudin-5 has protein sequence MASAALEILGLGLAVLGWVGVIVACGLPMWQVSAFIDSHIVVAQTTWEGLWMQCVVQSTGQMQCKVYDSILALSSEVQAGRALTVLVALLGLVALLVTVVGAQCTTCVRAGKVKSWVVLAGGALYILCGLLVLVPVCWFANIIISGFYDPNVPSSKKREMGAALYIGWAATALLLLGGGLICGCSCCRGEDNAFPVKYSASTRRPTSNGGDYDKKNYV, from the coding sequence ATGGCCTCGGCGGCGCTGGagatcctgggcctggggctcgccgtgctgggctgggtgggggtcatCGTGGCCTGCGGGCTGCCCATGTGGCAGGTGTCGGCCTTCATCGACAGCCACATCGTGGTGGCGCAGACcacctgggaggggctgtggatgCAGTGCGTGGTGCAGAGCACGGGGCAGATGCAGTGCAAGGTCTACGACTCCATCCTGGCGCTGAGCTCCGAGGTGCAGGCGGGCCGCGCGCTCACCGTGCTGGTGgcgctgctggggctggtggcgcTGCTGGTCACCGTGGTGGGGGCCCAGTGCACCACCTGCGTGCGCGCCGGCAAGGTCAAGTCCTGGGTGGTGCTGGCCGGCGGGGCCCTCTACATCCTCTGCGGGCTGCTGGTGCTCGTCCCCGTCTGCTGGTTCGCCAACATCATCATCAGCGGCTTCTACGACCCCAACGTGCCCAGCTCCAAGAAGCGGGAGATGGGCGCCGCGCTCTACATCGGCTGGGCGGCCACGGCGCTGCTGCTCCTCGGGGGCGGCCTGATCtgcggctgctcctgctgccgcgGGGAGGACAACGCCTTCCCGGTCAAGTACTCGGCCTCCACCCGGCGGCCCACCTCCAACGGCGGCGACTACGACAAGAAGAACTACGTGTGA